Part of the Pedosphaera parvula Ellin514 genome is shown below.
TGCTGGAATTATGCACTCGCCCTTCGCGATGCTGCCTGCTAAATTCGGGTTATGAGTGCCATTGCCACTTCGTCGGTTCCTGATAAGCAGGGTCATTTCGGTCCGTACGGCGGACGTTATGTGCCTGAGACTCTCATGCACCCGCTGCAGGAGTTGGAGGCGGAATATTTCCGCAGCCAGACTGATCCTGAATTTCAGAAGGAACTGCAGTATTATCTGCGCGAATTCGTCGGCCGACCTACTCCGCTCTATCACGCGGAACGACTGACACGTGAGCTTGGCGGAGCGAAAATTTATTTGAAGCGCGAGGATTTGCTGCACACCGGCGCTCATAAGATCAACAATGCGATGGGCCAGATCCTTTTGGCCAAGCGCATGGGCAAGACACGGATTATTGCCGAGACCGGTGCGGGTCAGCATGGCGTCGCGACGGCCACGGTGAGCGCGATGTTCGGCATGAAGTGCGTCATTTACATGGGCGAAGTCGATTGCGAACGGCAGATGTTGAATGTGTTTCGCATGAAGATGCTGGGCGCAGAAGTGGTGCCGGTGAAAGCCGGTCAGCGCACTTTAAAGGAGGCCGTTAATGAGGCCATGCGCGACTGGGTGACCAACGTTCGCAACACGCATTATATTCTCGGCACGGCTTACGGAGCGCATCCCTATCCGTTGATGGTGCGTAATTTTCAACGTATTATCGGCGATGAAGCGCGGCGTCAGATTCTTGAGCAGGAAGAACGGTTGCCGGATTTGCTCGTGGCTTGCGTGGGCGGAGGCTCGAATGCAATCGGTTTGTTTTATCCTTTCCTCGAAGATAGCTCAGTGAAGATGGTCGGCGTGGAAGCGGGCGGACTGGGCATCGAGCCGGAGAAACACGCGGCGCGTTTCCAAGGCGGGTCGCTGGGCGTGTTGCAAGGCACGCGCTCTTATATTTTGCAGGATGAGCATGGCCAGATTCAATTGACTCACAGTGTTTCGGCGGGATTGGACTATGCGGCAGTGGGGCCGGAGCACGCGTGGTTGCGAGACCAAAAGCGTGTTGAATACAGCTATGCGACCGATGAGAAGGCGCTTGAAGCTTTCATGAAACTGGCGCGGTTGGAGGGAATCATTCCTGCGCTCGAGTCTTCGCACGCTATTGCCGAGGTCATCCAACGCGCGCCAAAAATGCGCAAGGATGAGATCATCATCGCGAACCTTTCAGGACGTGGCGACAAGGACGTGGCGCAGGTGGCGACGAAAGTTGGGTTGGAGATGCCCAAGTAAACGGCCCATGGGCATGGATGGTGCTTATTTTCAGGTTCCGGCCCGTTTGACAAAGCAAGCAAGCGTCTACAGAATGTGCCAATGATATATTCTATTCCAGCACCGTTATGAACGGGATGCCGTATAGAATATCCATCTGCGGCAAACAAGGGGTGGATAGTTTTTCCAGGCAGGGCGTTACACATTTGCTTTCCATTGAAGATCCGTCGGTTCCCAAGGATACGCCATCGTGGTTTTCAGGTCCGCATGAACAGGTGCGGTTTCATGATGTGGAAAGTGTGCGGGAGGCAGAGGCGATGAGAGCTGTGGCCCCGACAAAGGAAGATGTGGCGGCCATTTTAAATTTTGGAGAGGTCTGCTACAATGCTTCGGAAAACGGGAGAGTGCATTTGCTGATTCATTGCTTTGCCGGAGCATGTCGTTCGACAGCGGCGGCCTATGCGCTCATTTGCCAGGCGATGGGGCCGGGCTGTGCGAGGGAAGCATTGGAGCACGTCCTGAGCGTGCGACCGGAGGCATTTCCGAATTACCTGGTGGTAAAGCATGCGGACCTATCGTTGCAACGAGGGGGAGAAATGCTTCAGGCATTGGGACCGTTGAGATCGCAATTTAAAAAGATAGTAGACGAATGGGCTGAGGATCCGGATTTTGCAGGGGAGGAGAGTTAGTGTAACTTGTCGGAGCATTTGCAATGAGGGGCTTCCCGCCATGCAGCGACGGCAGGATGAAGTTTGCGGCAACCAGGAATCCGACTCCCATTGCCATTACCATACCCATCCGTGTTTGTTTGGCTGGAGCCTTCGGTCGCGGATAATCAGGGGTAACTCCGGCTGCGAGCAGACGGTCGTAGAGATGCGGGTGAGTCTGTTTATTTGTGGGATTGACTGCGGGTAAAAGGTTTTCACGATAAACCTTTTCCAATGCCTGCGCATAAGCACCATCGTCGAGCTCGTTTTCCTTGGCAATTTGGTCGGCGCGCTTCTCCATGCGTAACGAAAGCGATCGGGAAAATCGCAATACGACAAACATCAACACCGCAATCAGCACCAGGCCAAAAAATCCCAGATAATTCATGGCCGGTTTGATAAGGAGCCAGGGAAAAATCGCCAGTGAGCCAAGAAGTCGGCCAGCGAGAGTGGTTTTGGATTCGGTCAGATGTCCCAGCTCATGGGCGCAAATCGAGGAAACTTCAGCGTCATCGCAGAGCTCAAGCAACCGGTTGCTAAATAAGAGAACATTTGTCGTTGGAAACGCGTAGGCCTGTGCCATTGGACCTTCGAGCATCCAGACCTCTTTTACCTGAACCCGCATTTTGGAGGATGTTTGCTGAACAATTTGGACCAGCCGGGGAGTGGCCGGCTTCAAGAGTTTTACCAGCCGAAGGAATTTTAAATTGAGCCCGTACTGCCAGAAGAAATGAAAGGCGAGAATGATGATGATAATCGGCAAGGTAACCCAGCCAAATTCCTCAGGCATTAATGCAACGCCTCCCAGAAAAAACAGCCAGATGCCCAAGTGCAACACCCAAAATGCAGCCAGATGCTGCAGCAGCCTGCGAGAATCATAGCCTGCAAATATTTCCCGATTCATGGAAAGCGTGCCCAGGATGGCCCCCAACAGGGCCGCGACGACCAGGAGAAACCAAGCGCCGGCTGCTTGCGGATAACAGAGCTTAAGGGTCAGATAAAGTACCGCGGGAATGACCAGAGTATTGGATGTCGCTGAAACGCGAGCTGGCCAGAGCAACCTTGCCCGTTCTGTCCAATGTGCAGAGCCGGTGCGGCGCCAGGGTATCAGGGACAGCCAGTTCGTGGCGAACGCCAGAGCAAAAGCCCCCAGAAATAGCGCTGGTATCTGCCAAAGAAGTTGAGTCATGGGTTCACCTTCATGTGCCGCATCATAGCAATCAGGAGCTACTTGACAATTCTGATCAACCATCACGATGACAAACCCGGCGGATCGCACTGATTGTTTTTCAGAACTTCTGGGCTAGGTTGCCTTTGTCTTACTTCGAAGAATAATGACATGAAAAGGACAGCAACCCGAGACTTGCGGCTTATCTGGATTCTTTGTTTATTGGCGGGGAGCTTCCTGGTAACGGCAATTGGCAATGCACAAACCAATCTGAATGTTTCAAAGCCGGTAAGGTTGAGCGAAGCTGAGAAAGCGTGGTTGCGGCAACACCCGGTGGTGTATTGGGGAGTCGATCCCCATTGGCCTCCATTTTCGAGCTTTGACAGGCAGGGACGAGCCTCGGGCATCAATGTGGAAATGGTTGAGCTCATCGCGAAGCGGGCGGGATTGAACATCAAGCTGGTGCAGACGCCTGCGTGGTCTGAAACACTTCGCAAAGCTGACACGCGTGAGATTGATTTTATAGGCGGAATTGCACGCACCGAAGAACGGGAGCGGCTGCACGGTTTAAAATTTACCGAAGCCTATTGTTCATTCCCGACAGCCATCATCACTCGCGAGAATACGCCGTTTTTTACCCCACTTGAGGAACTCATCAAGTCGCTGCGAATTGCCCTGCCACGGAATTATGCCACCACGGAAGAGCTCCTGCGGGATTATTCTGGAGCGCGGGCGGTGCTCACAGATACCGAGGAAGAAAGCATGTTGGCCGTAGCCGGTAACAAGGCTGACGCCACCGTGCTGAACCTTGCCAGTGCCAGCTACATCGTGCATATGCGCGGGCTGGCCAATCTGAAGATCTCCGGTTTCACCGACCCTGAATTTTATCTGAGACTGGCAGTGCGCAACGATATGCCGGAACTTCATTCCATCCTGGAGAAAGGCCTGGCCACGATCGACAAGCGGGAAGCAGAAGCGATATATGCCAAGTATATTCTACCGGGAACGCTGGAGGAAATTAACTGGAGGACATGGCGTCGCCGGGTGATATATTTCATTTTAATTGGGGGGGCCGCACTGGTGGGGGCTCTGCTTTGGAACCGAAAACTGGCTGGTGAAATTCGCCGACGCGAGGCGGCAGAAATAGACTTGCGCCGGGTGCGAGACCAACTGGAGAAACATACCCGGGAACTCGATCGTCACGCCACTGAGATGCAGGGATTGAATGAGCGGTTGGTCAGCGCGAACAAGGATTTGGAGTCGTTCTCTTCTTCAGTATCACACGATCTCAAGTCGCCACTGCGACGGCTCCGGAGCTTTGTTGATTTGTTGCAGGAGGACGCTGGTGATACGCTCAACGCCGAAGGTCGGGAGTGCCTGGCCATTATCAACCATGAGGCGCGTCGAATGGGGCAGTTGATCGAGGATCTGCTGGCCTTTTCGCGAGTCGGCCGTTCGGAAATGCACCTGGCACCTGTAAACCTTGAGCAATTGGTGAACGAGGTGGTTCGCGATGTCCAGCTTGAAACCAAAGGGCGGGAAATCATCTGGCAGATTGAGCCTCTGCCTGAAGTGCGGGGAGACCGTGCGTTATTGCGTCAGGCTGTCGTAAATCTGATTGATAACGCCGTCAAGTTCACTCGCGGCCGCAGTCCGGCAAGGATCAACTTTGGTGTCCTGCCGGCTAAACCCGATGACAAAGAGGTGACGTTCTATATCCGGGACAACGGTTCGGGGTTCGATATGAATTATGCCTACGCCATATTCGAAGCTTTCCAAAGGCTGCATAGTCAGGAGGAATTTGAGGGCACGGGCATCGGGCTGGCCAATGTTCAGCGTATTATTCAGCGGCACGGAGGGCGTGTTTGGGCCGAGGGCGAGGTCAATAAAGGGGCGACCTTTTACTTTACCCTGCCTCGAAAGATGTCGTAGCTGCTGTACGTGCCAGACGATTCGACTTATCCCCTCCAAAAAAGGTTGGCCTGCAAGACCGACTTACTTCATAGTTTCTTGACGAATGAAATCAATGACGGGTTATGGGCGGGGTGAATGCGCCCAAAACGGCTTTAAAATCACCGTGGAACTGAGCTCTGTAAACCGGAAACAGAGCGAAATTTCGCTGGTGCTGCCACGCGAACTTGAAGTGCTCGAGGCGCAGGTCCGCGACGTGCTGAACAAGTCCATCGCGCGCGGCCGCCTGACGGTGCGCGTCACGCTCCATGCCGCCAATGGTCAGACCGCAAGCAAGGTGCGTTTGAACGTGCCGCTGGCCAAGGCTTACGTGAAGGAATTGAATCGCCTGGCCAAGGACCTCAAATTGGTTGGACCCATCACCCTCGATTTGCTGGCCCGTGCCCCCGGAGTTTTTGAGACGGACAACGAAATGGCGGATGCCGAGGATTTCTGGCCGGCGGTGGAAACGGCATTGAATAAAGCTCTCGCCACGTTGTTGAAGATGCGTGAACGGGAAGGCGCCCATCTGGCCAAGGATTTGGGGAATCGCATTGAGATCATGCGCAAGGCAGCGGTGCAGATACAAAAGCGGGCTCCTGAAGTGCAGAAGCGTTATCGCGAGCAACTCATCATGCGCATCAAGAGTGCCGGGGTGGAAGCGCCGGGGGTGGATGATGAACGTCTCCTGAAGGAGGTGGTTTATTTCGGCGATCGTTCGGATATTTCGGAAGAATTGACCCGGCTGCAAAGTCATTTCCAACAGTTCAGCGATTGCCAGACTTCAAAGGAACCGGTGGGGCGTACACTCGATTTTTTAGCGCAGGAAATGAACCGCGAAATCAATACGATTGGT
Proteins encoded:
- a CDS encoding tyrosine phosphatase family protein — protein: MPYRISICGKQGVDSFSRQGVTHLLSIEDPSVPKDTPSWFSGPHEQVRFHDVESVREAEAMRAVAPTKEDVAAILNFGEVCYNASENGRVHLLIHCFAGACRSTAAAYALICQAMGPGCAREALEHVLSVRPEAFPNYLVVKHADLSLQRGGEMLQALGPLRSQFKKIVDEWAEDPDFAGEES
- a CDS encoding M48 family metallopeptidase, producing the protein MTQLLWQIPALFLGAFALAFATNWLSLIPWRRTGSAHWTERARLLWPARVSATSNTLVIPAVLYLTLKLCYPQAAGAWFLLVVAALLGAILGTLSMNREIFAGYDSRRLLQHLAAFWVLHLGIWLFFLGGVALMPEEFGWVTLPIIIIILAFHFFWQYGLNLKFLRLVKLLKPATPRLVQIVQQTSSKMRVQVKEVWMLEGPMAQAYAFPTTNVLLFSNRLLELCDDAEVSSICAHELGHLTESKTTLAGRLLGSLAIFPWLLIKPAMNYLGFFGLVLIAVLMFVVLRFSRSLSLRMEKRADQIAKENELDDGAYAQALEKVYRENLLPAVNPTNKQTHPHLYDRLLAAGVTPDYPRPKAPAKQTRMGMVMAMGVGFLVAANFILPSLHGGKPLIANAPTSYTNSPPLQNPDPQPIRLLSF
- a CDS encoding YicC/YloC family endoribonuclease, with the protein product MKSMTGYGRGECAQNGFKITVELSSVNRKQSEISLVLPRELEVLEAQVRDVLNKSIARGRLTVRVTLHAANGQTASKVRLNVPLAKAYVKELNRLAKDLKLVGPITLDLLARAPGVFETDNEMADAEDFWPAVETALNKALATLLKMREREGAHLAKDLGNRIEIMRKAAVQIQKRAPEVQKRYREQLIMRIKSAGVEAPGVDDERLLKEVVYFGDRSDISEELTRLQSHFQQFSDCQTSKEPVGRTLDFLAQEMNREINTIGSKANDSLISHAVVTLKAELEKFREQAQNVE
- a CDS encoding sensor histidine kinase — translated: MKRTATRDLRLIWILCLLAGSFLVTAIGNAQTNLNVSKPVRLSEAEKAWLRQHPVVYWGVDPHWPPFSSFDRQGRASGINVEMVELIAKRAGLNIKLVQTPAWSETLRKADTREIDFIGGIARTEERERLHGLKFTEAYCSFPTAIITRENTPFFTPLEELIKSLRIALPRNYATTEELLRDYSGARAVLTDTEEESMLAVAGNKADATVLNLASASYIVHMRGLANLKISGFTDPEFYLRLAVRNDMPELHSILEKGLATIDKREAEAIYAKYILPGTLEEINWRTWRRRVIYFILIGGAALVGALLWNRKLAGEIRRREAAEIDLRRVRDQLEKHTRELDRHATEMQGLNERLVSANKDLESFSSSVSHDLKSPLRRLRSFVDLLQEDAGDTLNAEGRECLAIINHEARRMGQLIEDLLAFSRVGRSEMHLAPVNLEQLVNEVVRDVQLETKGREIIWQIEPLPEVRGDRALLRQAVVNLIDNAVKFTRGRSPARINFGVLPAKPDDKEVTFYIRDNGSGFDMNYAYAIFEAFQRLHSQEEFEGTGIGLANVQRIIQRHGGRVWAEGEVNKGATFYFTLPRKMS
- the trpB gene encoding tryptophan synthase subunit beta, producing the protein MSAIATSSVPDKQGHFGPYGGRYVPETLMHPLQELEAEYFRSQTDPEFQKELQYYLREFVGRPTPLYHAERLTRELGGAKIYLKREDLLHTGAHKINNAMGQILLAKRMGKTRIIAETGAGQHGVATATVSAMFGMKCVIYMGEVDCERQMLNVFRMKMLGAEVVPVKAGQRTLKEAVNEAMRDWVTNVRNTHYILGTAYGAHPYPLMVRNFQRIIGDEARRQILEQEERLPDLLVACVGGGSNAIGLFYPFLEDSSVKMVGVEAGGLGIEPEKHAARFQGGSLGVLQGTRSYILQDEHGQIQLTHSVSAGLDYAAVGPEHAWLRDQKRVEYSYATDEKALEAFMKLARLEGIIPALESSHAIAEVIQRAPKMRKDEIIIANLSGRGDKDVAQVATKVGLEMPK